The following are encoded in a window of Mycobacterium sp. ELW1 genomic DNA:
- a CDS encoding YggT family protein: protein MSLFFEILGFALFVFWLLLIARVVVEFIRSFSRDWHPRGLTVVILELIMTITDPPVKLLRRLIPQLTIGAVRFDLSIMVLLLVAFIGMQLAFGAAA from the coding sequence TTGTCGCTGTTCTTCGAAATTCTTGGCTTCGCGCTGTTCGTGTTCTGGCTGCTGTTGATCGCGCGTGTCGTGGTCGAGTTCATCCGGTCATTCAGCCGGGACTGGCACCCGCGCGGACTGACCGTGGTGATCCTCGAATTGATCATGACGATCACCGACCCTCCGGTGAAGCTGCTACGTCGACTTATCCCGCAGCTGACGATCGGCGCGGTGCGGTTCGACCTGTCGATCATGGTGCTGCTGCTGGTCGCGTTCATCGGAATGCAGCTGGCATTCGGCGCAGCAGCCTGA
- a CDS encoding TIGR01777 family oxidoreductase — protein MGIHYSSIVDHPLDEVFAWHTRPGAMRRLVPPWQPMRVIAETESLADGRAVLGLPGGLRWVARHDPAGYDPPHQFVDVLSSDGLMTLPPRIIGWWRHTHTFADAGAGRTEMRDEVDTTVPGAALRSTFVYRHRQLADDLAAHRDARQAGAGQLSVAVTGSAGLVGTALTALLTTGGHRVIRLVRREPVRPDERRWEPHAPAPDLLAGVDAVIHLAGESIAGRFTEAHRRAIRDSRIEPTRRLAELAAGARVGAFVSASAIGIYGYDRGDAELSEDSARGDGFLADVVADWEAATEPAASAGVRTVCVRTGIVQAARSGTLRLMRPLFAAGLGGRLGSGEQWLSWIGLDDLLDIYYRAVYDEAIAGPVNAVAPNPVRNKAYTKALAATLHRPAVLPVPSLGPRVLLGKQGAQELAEANQRVLPAKLVELGHRFRQPEVEGALAHELGHDPG, from the coding sequence ATGGGCATCCACTACTCGAGCATCGTCGACCATCCTCTTGACGAGGTCTTCGCCTGGCACACCCGGCCCGGCGCGATGCGGCGACTGGTTCCGCCCTGGCAACCGATGCGGGTCATCGCCGAAACCGAGTCGCTCGCCGACGGCCGCGCGGTCCTGGGTCTGCCCGGCGGCCTGCGCTGGGTGGCCCGGCACGATCCCGCCGGCTACGACCCGCCACACCAGTTCGTCGACGTGCTGTCCTCGGACGGGCTGATGACGCTGCCGCCGCGGATCATCGGGTGGTGGCGGCACACGCACACGTTCGCCGACGCCGGTGCGGGCCGTACCGAGATGCGCGACGAGGTGGACACGACAGTGCCCGGCGCCGCGCTGCGTTCGACGTTCGTCTACCGGCACCGCCAGCTGGCCGATGACCTCGCCGCCCATCGGGATGCGCGGCAGGCCGGTGCCGGCCAGTTGTCGGTCGCCGTCACCGGGTCTGCCGGTCTGGTCGGTACCGCGCTCACCGCCCTGCTGACCACCGGCGGGCACCGGGTGATCCGGCTGGTCCGCCGCGAGCCGGTGCGGCCTGACGAAAGACGTTGGGAGCCACATGCTCCCGCGCCTGATCTGCTTGCGGGGGTCGACGCCGTCATCCACCTGGCAGGCGAGTCGATCGCCGGGCGCTTCACCGAGGCCCACCGCCGCGCGATCCGTGACTCCCGCATCGAGCCGACCCGCCGGCTCGCCGAGTTGGCCGCCGGCGCGAGGGTGGGCGCATTCGTCAGCGCCTCGGCGATCGGGATTTACGGGTACGACCGGGGCGACGCCGAGTTGTCCGAGGACAGTGCGCGTGGTGACGGCTTCCTCGCCGACGTGGTCGCCGACTGGGAGGCCGCCACCGAGCCCGCCGCGAGCGCGGGGGTTCGGACCGTCTGCGTGCGCACCGGCATCGTGCAGGCCGCGCGGAGCGGCACGCTGCGGTTGATGCGCCCGCTGTTCGCCGCCGGCCTCGGTGGCCGGTTGGGCAGCGGCGAGCAGTGGTTGTCATGGATCGGCCTCGACGACCTGCTCGACATCTATTACCGCGCCGTCTATGACGAGGCGATCGCAGGTCCGGTCAACGCCGTCGCGCCGAATCCGGTGCGCAACAAGGCATATACGAAGGCACTCGCGGCGACGCTGCATCGCCCGGCGGTCCTGCCGGTGCCGTCGCTGGGTCCGCGGGTGTTGCTGGGCAAGCAGGGTGCGCAGGAGCTGGCCGAAGCGAATCAGCGAGTGCTGCCGGCCAAGCTGGTTGAGCTGGGCCACCGATTCCGGCAGCCCGAGGTCGAGGGCGCGCTGGCCCACGAGCTCGGGCACGACCCCGGGTAA
- a CDS encoding sulfotransferase, with translation MTTRSSPETLNLDDLTDPVLTDTQRQILDYTESQHVTFDIDEMLAEAERQAGSDDLADDDGFAGRLAAHVAAIESDTGLRQLIRSSLRARVIRKVRNRLSLVDLLKRYPEIESIPIERPLIVVGMPRSGTTHLVNLIAQDPRRRALPYWEAEDPIPALGQGPEVFGVDPRYTRVKAEHEALMASTPYVAAMHDRFPEAIEEEVELLDLDMAGYVLEWHARVPGWRDFYLGLDHVRHYGYLKKILQALTFLRGPRTWVLKSPQHAEQLGPLMTTFPDATVAFTHRDPVAVIQSAITMMAYSDRLRRTSIDPDWLVGYWSDRIHRLLTACVRDRELVPADRSVDIGFHHLNGNEMPVLASFYEHAGIDIPPKVAKRFGAYIDDNHRGAKGRIPYDLRRHFGVEPEELRSRFAFYFDRFDVRPEI, from the coding sequence ATGACGACGCGGTCATCCCCGGAGACACTGAACCTCGACGACCTGACCGACCCGGTGCTGACCGACACGCAGCGGCAGATCCTCGACTACACCGAGTCGCAGCACGTCACCTTCGACATCGACGAGATGCTCGCCGAAGCGGAGCGGCAGGCGGGCAGCGATGACCTGGCCGACGACGACGGGTTCGCCGGCCGGCTGGCCGCACACGTGGCGGCCATCGAGTCCGACACCGGTCTGCGCCAACTGATCCGAAGCAGCCTGCGCGCCAGAGTGATTCGCAAGGTGCGCAACCGGCTCTCGCTCGTCGACCTGCTGAAGCGCTACCCCGAAATCGAATCCATCCCGATCGAGCGGCCGCTGATCGTGGTCGGCATGCCCCGCTCGGGCACCACTCACCTGGTCAACCTGATCGCGCAGGATCCGCGCCGGCGTGCCCTGCCGTATTGGGAGGCCGAGGACCCGATTCCCGCGCTCGGGCAGGGACCCGAGGTGTTCGGCGTCGATCCTCGCTACACCCGCGTCAAAGCCGAGCACGAGGCGCTGATGGCCAGCACCCCGTACGTCGCGGCGATGCACGATCGATTCCCCGAGGCCATCGAGGAGGAGGTCGAACTCCTCGACCTCGACATGGCCGGCTATGTCCTCGAGTGGCACGCCCGCGTGCCGGGCTGGCGCGACTTCTACCTCGGCCTGGACCACGTCCGTCACTACGGTTACCTGAAGAAGATCCTGCAGGCGCTGACCTTCCTGCGCGGCCCGCGCACCTGGGTGCTGAAATCGCCACAGCATGCCGAGCAGCTCGGTCCGCTGATGACCACCTTTCCCGATGCCACCGTCGCCTTCACCCATCGCGACCCCGTCGCGGTGATCCAGTCGGCGATCACGATGATGGCGTACTCGGATCGGTTGCGCCGCACCAGCATCGACCCCGACTGGCTGGTCGGCTACTGGAGCGACCGGATCCACCGGCTGCTGACCGCCTGCGTGCGCGACCGGGAACTGGTGCCCGCCGACCGCAGCGTCGACATCGGCTTCCATCACCTGAACGGCAACGAGATGCCGGTACTCGCCTCGTTCTACGAGCACGCCGGGATCGATATCCCGCCCAAGGTGGCCAAGCGATTCGGCGCCTACATCGACGACAACCACCGCGGCGCCAAGGGCCGCATCCCCTACGACCTGAGGCGGCACTTCGGCGTCGAGCCCGAGGAACTGCGGTCTCGGTTCGCGTTCTATTTCGATCGTTTCGACGTCCGCCCCGAGATCTGA
- a CDS encoding acetamidase/formamidase family protein — protein sequence MAVHHLPATAQTVQWGFFDPRQAPALTVDSGDLVAIETLTHHAGDAPDLLMDERISRVFDEVDDRGPGPHILTGPIAVSGARPGDVLQVDILEATPRLPYGSNLAGHWGYLYDEIPVERVTIYELDVNALLGRALFGYDWTATPLANEPGTIVAPDPASREPALPGVVVPLRPHFGTMGVAPADPVRVSSVPPGDHGGNVDNWRIGAGGRMYYPVQVPGALLSVGDPHVSQGDGEVSGTALESSLNGLLRLTIRRDLPFTVPVLETATELLVHGFGDSLDAAMKCATLRTLQLLRCHFGLSRADAYSFMSVAVDFTVTQVVDQRQGVHGRIDKRCFPRWQNPAA from the coding sequence ATGGCAGTGCACCACCTCCCGGCGACCGCGCAGACGGTGCAGTGGGGCTTCTTCGACCCACGCCAGGCTCCCGCACTGACCGTCGACTCCGGGGACCTGGTGGCGATCGAGACGCTGACCCATCACGCCGGCGACGCCCCCGATCTGCTGATGGACGAGCGCATTTCGCGAGTGTTCGACGAGGTCGACGACCGCGGGCCGGGACCGCACATCCTCACCGGGCCGATCGCCGTCAGCGGTGCCCGACCGGGTGACGTGCTCCAGGTCGACATCCTGGAAGCCACCCCGCGCCTGCCGTACGGATCCAACCTGGCCGGGCACTGGGGTTACCTCTACGACGAGATTCCCGTCGAACGGGTCACCATCTACGAACTCGATGTCAACGCGCTGCTGGGTCGGGCGTTGTTCGGTTACGACTGGACGGCCACCCCGCTGGCCAACGAGCCGGGCACGATCGTGGCGCCCGACCCCGCGAGCCGGGAGCCGGCGCTGCCGGGAGTCGTGGTGCCGCTGCGGCCGCACTTCGGCACCATGGGTGTGGCGCCGGCCGATCCGGTGCGCGTCTCCTCGGTGCCACCGGGCGACCACGGCGGCAACGTCGACAACTGGCGCATCGGCGCGGGCGGGCGGATGTACTACCCCGTCCAGGTGCCCGGCGCGCTGCTCTCGGTCGGCGACCCGCATGTCTCACAAGGCGACGGCGAAGTCAGCGGAACCGCGCTGGAGTCATCGCTGAACGGGTTGTTGCGCTTGACGATTCGCCGCGATCTGCCGTTCACCGTCCCGGTCCTGGAGACCGCGACCGAACTGCTGGTGCACGGCTTCGGCGACAGCCTGGACGCCGCGATGAAATGCGCGACGCTGCGCACACTGCAGCTGCTGCGTTGTCACTTCGGGTTGTCCCGCGCCGACGCGTACTCGTTCATGTCGGTGGCGGTGGACTTCACCGTGACCCAGGTGGTCGACCAGCGTCAGGGCGTCCATGGCCGAATCGACAAGCGTTGTTTCCCACGGTGGCAGAATCCCGCTGCATGA
- a CDS encoding phage holin family protein, with amino-acid sequence MLIVALVLAVIGLAALVTAVVTSNELVAWVCIAASVVGVILLIVDAIRERQQRRIDDVEPATVTASDESVESSATAETTAYSETDETVDTTYSTFDADYPEDEAPAATEPEVAEDTADKPADKPEDTADDAASEGAGESVADEAEKSGESGSR; translated from the coding sequence ATGCTGATCGTTGCGCTGGTGCTGGCGGTGATCGGCCTCGCGGCCCTGGTCACCGCAGTCGTCACCAGCAATGAGCTGGTCGCGTGGGTATGCATCGCGGCGAGCGTCGTCGGGGTCATCCTGCTGATTGTCGACGCGATCCGGGAGCGCCAGCAGCGTCGTATCGATGACGTGGAGCCGGCGACCGTCACGGCTTCCGACGAGTCGGTGGAGTCGTCGGCGACCGCGGAGACCACCGCCTACTCGGAAACCGACGAGACGGTCGACACGACCTATTCGACGTTCGACGCCGACTACCCCGAGGACGAGGCACCGGCGGCGACGGAGCCTGAGGTGGCCGAGGACACCGCCGACAAGCCCGCCGACAAGCCCGAGGACACCGCCGACGACGCTGCATCTGAGGGTGCGGGCGAATCGGTCGCGGACGAAGCGGAGAAATCCGGCGAGTCCGGCTCACGCTGA
- a CDS encoding DivIVA domain-containing protein codes for MPLTPADVHNVAFSKPPIGKRGYNEDEVDAFLDLVENELTRLIEENSDLRQRVAELDQELSSARSGGAVPQPTQAIPVYQPEPEPEPTPAPAPQAAPAPAPSPAASEEQAIKAARVLALAQDTADRLTGTAKAEADKLLSDARTNADQILSEARHTAETTVADAKQRAEALLSDAQNRSETQLRQAQEKADALQADAERKHTEIMGTINQQRTVLEGRLEQLRTFEREYRTRLKTYLESQLEELGQRGSAAPVDSGAASDGGGFNQFNRGNN; via the coding sequence ATGCCACTTACACCGGCCGACGTGCACAATGTGGCGTTCAGCAAGCCGCCCATCGGCAAGCGAGGCTACAACGAGGACGAGGTCGACGCCTTCCTCGACCTGGTGGAGAACGAGCTGACCAGGCTCATCGAGGAGAACTCGGATCTGCGCCAGCGGGTCGCCGAGCTGGACCAGGAGTTGTCCTCCGCGCGCTCCGGCGGCGCGGTTCCGCAGCCCACGCAGGCCATTCCGGTGTACCAGCCCGAGCCGGAGCCCGAGCCCACCCCGGCTCCCGCGCCGCAGGCGGCTCCCGCCCCGGCGCCGAGCCCGGCCGCCAGCGAGGAGCAGGCCATCAAGGCCGCTCGCGTGCTGGCCCTGGCCCAGGACACCGCCGACCGGCTCACCGGCACGGCCAAGGCCGAGGCCGACAAGCTGCTCAGCGACGCGCGCACCAACGCCGACCAGATCCTGTCGGAGGCCCGCCACACCGCGGAGACCACGGTCGCCGACGCCAAGCAACGCGCCGAAGCGCTGCTCAGCGACGCGCAGAACCGCTCGGAGACCCAGCTGCGGCAGGCGCAGGAGAAGGCCGACGCCTTGCAGGCCGACGCCGAGCGCAAGCACACCGAGATCATGGGCACCATCAACCAGCAGCGGACTGTCCTCGAGGGACGGCTGGAGCAGCTGCGGACATTCGAGCGCGAATACCGCACCCGGCTCAAGACATACCTGGAGTCGCAGCTCGAGGAGCTGGGCCAGCGTGGGTCGGCCGCACCGGTCGATTCCGGCGCTGCCAGCGACGGTGGCGGGTTCAACCAGTTCAACCGGGGCAATAACTGA
- a CDS encoding SDR family oxidoreductase, translated as MTAQLSFDFTGTQALVTGATSGIGHAVAVLLRDAGATVTVTGTKPGAADYDTDLSGMTYRQLVLTDNASIDSLAESISSLDVLVNNAGANFPGGLDESAPDGFAASVALNLTGPYRLTVGLRRALTASTAAGGASVVNLASMSALRAVTMVPGYGAAKSGIVNVTRNLAVKWAKYGIRVNAIAPGTIETAMTEPMHAVPEIMATEIAHIPAGRMGRVDEVAPAIAFLCTAQSSYINGAVLVVDGASDCV; from the coding sequence ATGACCGCCCAGCTGAGCTTCGACTTCACCGGAACCCAGGCACTGGTCACCGGGGCGACCAGTGGCATCGGCCACGCCGTGGCCGTGCTGCTGCGTGACGCCGGCGCCACCGTCACCGTGACCGGCACCAAACCCGGTGCCGCCGACTACGACACCGACCTGTCCGGCATGACCTATCGGCAACTTGTGCTCACCGACAATGCATCCATTGACAGCCTGGCCGAGAGCATCTCGTCGCTCGACGTACTGGTGAACAACGCCGGCGCCAACTTCCCCGGCGGCCTGGACGAATCCGCGCCCGACGGGTTCGCCGCCTCGGTCGCACTGAACCTCACCGGGCCCTACCGGCTCACCGTCGGGCTGCGGCGCGCGCTCACGGCGTCGACCGCGGCGGGAGGGGCGAGCGTGGTCAACCTCGCCTCGATGTCGGCCTTGCGTGCGGTCACGATGGTCCCCGGCTACGGGGCGGCCAAGTCCGGCATCGTCAACGTCACCCGCAACCTGGCGGTCAAGTGGGCCAAGTACGGGATCCGCGTCAATGCGATCGCGCCGGGCACCATCGAGACCGCGATGACCGAGCCGATGCATGCCGTCCCGGAGATCATGGCGACCGAAATCGCCCACATCCCGGCCGGGCGGATGGGCCGGGTGGACGAGGTCGCACCGGCCATCGCGTTCCTGTGCACGGCGCAGAGCAGCTACATCAACGGCGCGGTGCTGGTCGTCGACGGCGCCTCGGACTGCGTGTAG
- a CDS encoding alkyl sulfatase dimerization domain-containing protein — MAPACAEHAEEVAPGIWCSPGLTNSYLLTTSDGRVVVNTGMGFEAPVHRAVFDAVDSSPVRYILITQGHYDHVGGLDTLRDPDTTVVAQANWEQWRDDNERLLPYRANRSAFAFSDRLAGGIARIQQRFGKRLPPQSAGCADIVVDDRLSLTVGERRFELIATPGGETTDSMVIWLPDERICLCSNTFGPIFGHIPNLVTMRGDRYRDALTVIDTIERVRSLRPEVLLTGHFDPVRGADLIDAELSRLRDAVQYLHDETVAGMNAGKDVRTLMREITLPAHLEVGQGYGKVAWDVRAIWENYSGWFHHRSTTELYPTGADAVSADLVELAGAEALTTRARRHLTEGRPLEAIHLAEVVTHTAPDDAAARAVLRDAHERLLADSINFWESAWLTKQIERYT, encoded by the coding sequence ATGGCCCCTGCCTGCGCCGAACATGCCGAGGAAGTCGCCCCCGGGATCTGGTGCTCACCCGGACTGACCAACTCCTATCTGCTCACCACCTCCGACGGCCGGGTGGTCGTCAACACCGGGATGGGATTCGAAGCCCCGGTGCACCGCGCGGTGTTCGACGCCGTCGATTCGTCGCCGGTGCGCTACATCCTGATCACCCAGGGCCACTACGACCACGTCGGCGGGTTGGACACCCTGCGCGATCCGGACACCACGGTGGTGGCACAGGCGAATTGGGAGCAATGGCGCGACGACAATGAGCGGCTGCTGCCGTACCGGGCCAATCGCAGTGCGTTCGCATTCTCCGACAGACTGGCCGGCGGTATCGCCAGGATCCAGCAGCGCTTCGGCAAGAGGCTGCCGCCCCAGAGCGCCGGGTGCGCCGACATCGTGGTCGACGACCGGTTGTCGCTGACGGTCGGCGAACGGCGATTCGAACTGATCGCCACTCCGGGCGGGGAAACCACCGACTCGATGGTGATCTGGCTGCCCGATGAGCGGATCTGCCTGTGCAGCAACACCTTCGGACCCATCTTCGGGCACATCCCCAATCTGGTCACCATGCGCGGTGACCGCTACCGGGATGCGCTCACGGTGATCGACACCATCGAGCGGGTTCGGTCACTGCGGCCCGAGGTGCTGCTCACCGGACATTTCGACCCCGTCCGGGGGGCCGATCTGATCGACGCCGAGCTGTCCCGGCTGCGCGATGCCGTGCAATACCTGCACGACGAAACCGTGGCCGGAATGAACGCCGGTAAAGATGTCCGGACCCTGATGCGCGAGATCACCCTGCCCGCCCACCTGGAGGTCGGCCAGGGCTACGGCAAGGTGGCCTGGGATGTCCGGGCGATCTGGGAGAACTATTCCGGATGGTTCCATCACCGGTCGACCACCGAGCTGTACCCGACCGGCGCCGACGCGGTCAGTGCGGACCTCGTCGAGTTGGCCGGCGCCGAGGCCCTGACTACACGGGCCCGGCGCCACCTGACCGAAGGTCGCCCGCTGGAGGCCATCCACCTCGCCGAAGTCGTCACCCACACCGCGCCCGACGACGCCGCAGCGCGGGCGGTACTCAGGGACGCCCACGAGCGGCTGCTGGCCGACAGCATCAACTTCTGGGAAAGCGCCTGGCTGACCAAGCAGATCGAAAGGTACACATGA
- a CDS encoding RidA family protein — protein MTGIRTFTFTPADGVPPAVAPFAHATAAGQTLYVTGQMPTDTSGTVVGEDVATQTDQVLTNLLRVTELCGGGLPDVVSVRAFLLDWDDYAAFNAAYAPWFPDRLPSRTCVGATGLAVGALVEIDWVCWRADGWA, from the coding sequence ATGACCGGTATTCGGACGTTCACGTTCACCCCGGCCGACGGTGTTCCGCCCGCGGTGGCGCCGTTCGCCCACGCGACGGCCGCAGGCCAAACCCTCTACGTCACCGGCCAGATGCCGACCGACACCAGCGGCACGGTGGTCGGTGAGGATGTCGCGACCCAGACCGATCAGGTGTTGACCAACCTGCTGCGCGTCACCGAACTGTGTGGCGGCGGCCTGCCCGACGTGGTCTCGGTGCGGGCGTTTCTGCTCGACTGGGACGACTATGCCGCCTTCAACGCCGCCTACGCGCCGTGGTTCCCGGACCGGCTGCCGAGCCGAACCTGCGTCGGCGCGACCGGGCTGGCGGTGGGTGCCCTGGTCGAGATCGACTGGGTCTGCTGGCGCGCCGACGGTTGGGCCTGA
- a CDS encoding type 1 glutamine amidotransferase: MPRQVLFIYNDPIAPEALLGETFTELGFDVDTFEVVPAHRASDPTVDVTFPDPTRYDVIVPLGSRWAVYDERLPWVADEIDVVRRAADAGVGVLGVCFGGQLVATALGGSVQRSPDPEIGWHQVHSIDPELVPDAGPWFQWHFDRFTAPPGSTVVAQNGCATQAFVHGRALGLQFHPELDHKLLELWIDDDRTRGDGDLTRLGLRAEDLRADTTTHVDDAARRLRQLVRGFLAKVAR; the protein is encoded by the coding sequence GTGCCCCGTCAGGTCCTGTTCATCTACAACGATCCGATCGCCCCCGAAGCGCTGCTCGGCGAGACGTTCACCGAACTCGGTTTCGACGTCGACACATTCGAGGTCGTCCCGGCGCATCGAGCCAGCGACCCGACCGTCGACGTGACCTTCCCCGACCCCACTCGCTACGACGTGATCGTGCCGCTGGGCTCACGGTGGGCGGTGTACGACGAACGGCTGCCGTGGGTGGCCGATGAGATCGACGTGGTGCGCCGCGCCGCCGACGCCGGTGTCGGTGTGCTCGGAGTGTGCTTCGGCGGCCAGTTGGTGGCGACCGCGCTCGGCGGTTCGGTGCAGCGCTCCCCCGATCCCGAGATCGGCTGGCATCAGGTGCACAGCATCGACCCCGAACTGGTGCCCGACGCCGGGCCGTGGTTCCAGTGGCATTTCGACCGCTTCACCGCCCCGCCGGGATCCACCGTGGTCGCCCAGAACGGTTGCGCTACACAAGCTTTCGTGCACGGTCGGGCCCTGGGTCTACAGTTTCATCCCGAACTAGACCACAAGCTGCTGGAGCTGTGGATCGACGATGACCGCACCCGCGGCGACGGGGATCTGACCCGGCTCGGGCTGCGCGCCGAGGACCTGCGCGCCGACACCACCACGCACGTCGATGACGCCGCGCGGCGGCTCCGGCAGCTGGTGCGCGGATTCCTCGCGAAGGTCGCCCGCTAG
- a CDS encoding pyruvate kinase — MSADAQQLAQLQSDVDALLAQLADAELRWQPWTDPVADENRCSATNLVHYWAMRQVDLRVAQQQLTELGLSSLGRSEAHVQATLRLVSAAIAAMRGQGWTPNDQVCVEVAEGSRLLERNATELLGPAAEDRAARIMVTLPSEAATDPGLSRTLIDSGMRIARINCAHDDATAWKAMAANVRAAAEAAGRPCLVAMDLGGPKLRTGPLEPGPRVVRLRPTRNAQGQVVAAGRGWLTSARRPARPPEPDLVTLPVKADWLANRAEGDELVLRDTRGSKRRLLLAAAAPGGFVVTTEKTTYVGSGTVLKAGGQERSDSGTKRRRKDSTKVGELPAVEQSLRLAAGDVVRVTRDCTPAPVDEGQPPRIGCTLPEVFDTAEVGERVFFDDGKLGGVVVAVTADTLDVRIERPAHGTAKLRAGKGINVPDTDLPISALTDKDIADLATVVELADFVELSFVREPADVIRLFDELDRLGDRDLGVVLKIETRLAFEHLPRLLLTAMRRRRVGVMIARGDLAVEVGYERMAELQEETLCLCEAAHLPVIWATQVLEQLATTGLPSRAEITDAAMAERAECVMLNKGPYITDAVVTLDDVLGRMAGHEHKKSSLLRSLQSWRATD; from the coding sequence ATGTCCGCAGACGCGCAGCAGCTGGCCCAGCTGCAGAGTGATGTCGACGCGCTGCTGGCCCAGCTGGCCGACGCCGAGTTGCGATGGCAACCGTGGACCGACCCGGTTGCCGATGAGAACCGTTGCAGTGCAACCAATCTGGTGCACTACTGGGCGATGCGACAAGTCGATCTCCGCGTAGCCCAGCAGCAGCTGACCGAGCTGGGGCTGTCCTCGCTGGGCCGCAGCGAAGCGCACGTCCAGGCGACGCTGCGCCTGGTGTCGGCGGCGATAGCCGCGATGCGCGGGCAGGGCTGGACCCCGAACGACCAGGTCTGCGTGGAGGTCGCCGAGGGCAGTCGCCTTCTCGAGCGCAACGCCACCGAGCTGCTGGGGCCGGCGGCCGAGGATCGTGCGGCCCGGATCATGGTCACCCTGCCGTCGGAGGCGGCCACCGATCCCGGTCTGTCGCGCACACTCATCGACTCCGGCATGCGGATCGCCCGGATCAACTGCGCCCACGACGACGCGACCGCGTGGAAAGCCATGGCGGCCAACGTCCGCGCCGCGGCCGAGGCCGCGGGTCGCCCGTGCCTGGTGGCGATGGATCTGGGCGGCCCCAAACTGCGCACCGGCCCGCTGGAGCCGGGACCCCGGGTGGTGCGCCTTCGGCCGACCCGCAACGCCCAGGGTCAGGTGGTGGCGGCCGGGCGCGGCTGGCTGACCTCGGCGCGACGGCCGGCCCGCCCGCCGGAGCCGGATCTGGTCACCCTGCCGGTCAAAGCGGACTGGCTGGCCAACCGCGCCGAAGGCGACGAGTTGGTGCTGCGCGATACTCGCGGATCGAAGCGGCGGCTGCTGCTGGCCGCCGCCGCACCCGGCGGATTCGTCGTCACCACCGAGAAGACGACGTATGTGGGCAGCGGGACAGTGCTCAAGGCCGGCGGGCAGGAGCGAAGCGACTCGGGGACAAAGCGGCGCCGGAAGGACTCCACCAAGGTCGGCGAGTTACCAGCCGTCGAGCAGAGCCTGCGACTGGCCGCGGGCGACGTCGTGCGGGTCACCCGCGACTGCACACCGGCACCGGTCGACGAGGGCCAGCCGCCACGGATCGGCTGCACGTTGCCCGAGGTGTTCGACACCGCCGAGGTGGGCGAACGCGTGTTCTTCGACGACGGGAAACTCGGCGGCGTGGTGGTCGCGGTGACCGCCGACACCCTCGACGTGCGCATCGAGCGCCCCGCGCACGGGACGGCAAAGTTGCGGGCCGGCAAGGGAATCAACGTTCCGGACACCGACCTGCCGATCTCGGCACTGACCGACAAGGACATCGCGGACCTGGCCACGGTGGTCGAGCTGGCCGACTTCGTCGAGCTGTCGTTCGTCCGTGAACCCGCTGACGTCATCCGCCTGTTCGACGAACTGGACCGTCTCGGTGACCGCGATCTCGGCGTGGTGCTCAAGATCGAGACCCGGTTGGCCTTCGAGCATCTGCCCCGGCTGCTGCTCACCGCGATGCGACGGCGCCGGGTCGGGGTGATGATCGCCCGCGGCGATCTGGCCGTCGAGGTCGGCTACGAACGGATGGCGGAGCTGCAGGAGGAGACACTGTGCCTCTGCGAAGCCGCGCACCTGCCGGTGATCTGGGCGACCCAGGTGCTCGAGCAACTCGCCACCACCGGGCTTCCGTCCCGGGCCGAAATCACCGATGCGGCAATGGCGGAACGCGCCGAGTGCGTGATGCTCAACAAAGGTCCCTACATCACCGACGCGGTCGTCACGCTCGACGATGTGCTGGGGCGGATGGCCGGCCACGAGCACAAGAAAAGTTCGTTGCTGCGCAGTCTCCAGTCGTGGCGGGCGACCGACTGA